A genomic window from Aquila chrysaetos chrysaetos chromosome 9, bAquChr1.4, whole genome shotgun sequence includes:
- the SLC9A5 gene encoding sodium/hydrogen exchanger 5 isoform X3, producing the protein MQPPAASPGPAAPAGAELLRWQWREVQAPCLVAAWILVASLAKIVFHLSRKVTSIVPESCLLILLGLGLGGIVLAVAKKAEYQLEPNMFFLFLLPPIVLDSGYFMPSRLFFDNIGAILTYAVVGTLWNSFTTGAALWGLHRAGLMADPGVEAGLMDFLLFGSLISAVDPVAVLAVFEEVHVNETLFIIVFGESLLNDAVTVVLYKVFNSFVELGPAHIHATDYVKGVASFFLVSLGGTAVGLLFAFLLALITRFTKRVRIIEPLFVFLLAYVAYLAAEMVSLSSILAVTFCGICCKKYVEANISQKSRTTVKYTMKTLASSSETIIFMFLGISAVDTSKWAWDTALVLGTLLFILLFRAVGVVLQTCVLNRFRLIPLDRIDQVVMSYGGLRGAVAFALVILLDRTKVKAKDYFVATTIVVVFFTVIVQGLTIKPLVTWLKVKRSDHHKPTLNEELHEHAFDHILAAVEDIVGHHGYHYWRDKWEQFDKKYLSQLLMRKSAYRLRDEIWDVYYKLNIRDAISFVDQGGHVLSAAKLALPSMPSRTSMSESSVTNLLRESGSGACLDLQVIDTVRSRRDKEDAAMHHVLRGSLYKPRRRYKASYSRHFISPDKQERQDKEIFRQNMKRRLETFKSTKHNVCSSKNKARLKEKGRKKKNISLTREAPNGKTHRNVPWQEAAPVLIMVSSEEEESDSSETEREDDEGIVFIARATDEVLQGKTTPGSLDVCPSPCIIPPSPTLAEKELPWKGDQADLAVYVSSETTKIVPVDMQKAWNQSISSLESIASPPGIETGPQHRRFACPVLEEQPQSASQVMLEQGSCFQFPSHVSKSGRSQSDSSPDGAEQQELQPLMATEEQGRMLPATEPRWLMFNRASHL; encoded by the exons ATGCAGCCCCCGGcggcctcccccggccccgccgccccggcgggAGCCGAGCTGCTGCGGTGGCAGTGGCGGGAGGTGCAGGCGCCCTGCCTGGTGGCCGCCTGGATCCTGGTGGCCAGCCTGGCCAAGATCG TTTTCCACCTGTCAAGGAAGGTGACGTCCATCGTCCCGGAGAGCTGCCTCCTCatcctgctggggctgggcctGGGAGGCATCGTGTTGGCTGTGGCGAAGAAAGCCGAGTACCAGCTGGAGCCCAAcatgttcttcctcttccttctgcccCCCATCGTCCTAGACTCGGGCTACTTCATGCCCAGCCGGCTGTTCTTTGACAACATTGGCGCCATCCTCACCTACGCAGTGGTGGGCACGCTCTGGAACTCCTTCACCACCGGCGCTGCGCTCTGGGGGCTGCACCGAGCCGGGCTCATGG CAGATCCAGGTGTTGAAGCTGGGCTGATGGATTTCCTGCTCTTCGGCAGCCTCATCTCAGCTGTGGACCCTGTGGCAGTGCTGGCCGTCTTTGAAGAGGTCCATGTAAATGAGACCCTCTTCATCATCGTGTTTGGCGAGTCTCTCCTGAATGATGCTGTCACCGTG GTGCTGTACAAGGTCTTCAACTCTTTTGTGGAGCTGGGCCCAGCACACATCCATGCCACGGACTACGTGAAGGGGGTAG cTTCCTTCTTCCTGGTGAGCCTCGGGGGCACGGCCGTGGGGCTGCTCTTCGCCTTTCTCCTGGCCCTGATCACGCGGTTCACGAAGCGCGTGCGCATCATTGAGCCACTCTTCGTCTTCCTCTTGGCCTATGTTGCATACCTTGCTGCTGAGATGGTCTCGCTCTCCTCCATCCTGGC AGTCACCTTCTGTGGGATCTGCTGCAAGAAGTACGTGGAAGCCAACATCTCCCAGAAATCCCGCACCACGGTCAAGTACACCATGAagaccctggccagcagctcaGAGACCATCATCTTCATGTTTCTGGGCATCTCGGCTGTGGACACCTCCAAGTGGGCATGGGACACAGCACTGGTGCTGGGCACCCTGCTCTTTATCCTGCTCTTCAGAGCTGTGG GCGTTGTCCTCCAGACCTGTGTGCTCAACCGCTTCCGCCTCATCCCCCTGGACAGGATTGACCAGGTGGTCATGTCATATGGTGGCCTCCGTGGGGCCGTGGCCTTTGCCCTGGTCATCCTGCTGGACAGGACAAAGGTGAAAGCCAAGGACTACTTTGTGGCAACGACCATCGTGGTGGTGTTCTTCACTGTCATTGTGCAG GGCCTCACTATCAAACCCCTGGTGACATGGCTGAAGGTGAAGCGCAGCGACCACCACAAGCCCACACTGAATGAGGAGCTGCATGAGCAC GCCTTTGACCACATCCTGGCAGCGGTGGAGGACATCGTGGGGCACCATGGCTACCATTACTGGCGGGACAA GTGGGAACAGTTCGACAAGAAGTACCTGAGCCAGCTCCTGATGCGGAAATCTGCCTACAGGCTGCGGGACGAGATCTGGGACGTTTACTACAAGCTGAACATCCGTGATGCTATCAGCTTTGTCGACCAG GGTGGCCACGTGCTCTCAGCTGCCAAGCTGGCACTGCCCTCCATGCCCAGCCGCACATCCATGTCGGAGTCGTCGGTCACAAACCTCCT GAGGGAGAGCGGGAGTGGTGCATGCCTGGACCTGCAGGTGATTGACACAGTGCGGAGCCGCCGGGACAAGGAGGATGCTGCCATGCACCATGTGCTGCGAGGGAGCCTCTACAAGCCCCGCCGGCGG TACAAGGCCAGCTACAGCCGTCACTTCATCTCTCCAGATAAACAAGAGCGCCAAGATAAAGAAATCTTCCGGCAGAACATGAAAAGGCGGCTGGAGACCTTCAAGTCCACAAAGCACAATGTCTGTTCCTCCAAGAACAAGGCCAGGCTGAAGGAAAAGGGCAGGAAAAAG AAGAACATCTCTCTGACCAGAGAGGCACCCAATGGGAAGACACACAGAAATGTCCCCTGGCAGGAGGCAG CTCCTGTCCTCATAATGGTCagctcagaggaggaggagagtgaTAGCTCAGAGACGGAGAGAGAGGACGACGAAGGGATTGTGTTCATCGCTCGAGCCACTGATGAGGTCCTACAGGGAAAGACAACTCCTG GCAGCCTGGATgtctgccccagcccctgcatCATCCCGCCATCGCCCACCTTGGCAGAGAAGGAGCTGCCGTGGAAAGGAGACCAGGCTGATCTGGCTGTTTATGTCTCCTCGGAGACCACCAAAATTGTGCCAGTGGATATGCAGAAGGCGTGGAACCAAAGCATCTCCTCCCTGGAGAGCATCGCTTCCCCCCCAGGCATCGAGACCGGACCTCAGCACAGGAGATTcgcctgccctgtgctggaggAACAACCCCAGTCTGCGAGCCAGgtgatgctggagcagggctccTGCTTCCAGTTCCCCAGCCATGTCTCTAAGAGCGGCCGGTCGCAGAGTGACAGCAGCCCGGATGGCgctgagcagcaggagctgcagcctttgaTGGCCacagaggagcagggcaggatgcTGCCCGCCACGGAGCCCAGATGGCTGATGTTCAACAGAGCAAGCCACCTCTGA